One stretch of Chryseobacterium fluminis DNA includes these proteins:
- the coaD gene encoding pantetheine-phosphate adenylyltransferase: MKIAVFPGSFDPITLGHYDIIERAAPLFDKLIIAIGQNSQKKYMFPMEKRMEFIQNSVAEFPNVEVDYFEGLTVDYCFEKNAQYILRGLRNPADFEFEKAIAHTNRTLAHKKLETVFLLTSSGKSFISSSIVREIINHGGEYELLVPDSVRV; the protein is encoded by the coding sequence ATGAAAATTGCCGTTTTCCCGGGGTCGTTTGATCCCATTACCTTAGGACATTATGATATTATAGAGAGAGCAGCTCCGCTTTTTGATAAATTAATTATCGCCATCGGACAAAACTCTCAGAAGAAATATATGTTCCCGATGGAGAAAAGAATGGAATTCATCCAGAATTCCGTAGCTGAGTTTCCGAATGTGGAAGTTGATTATTTTGAAGGCCTGACCGTAGATTACTGCTTCGAAAAAAATGCACAGTATATTCTGCGTGGCTTAAGAAATCCTGCCGATTTTGAATTTGAAAAAGCAATAGCCCATACCAACAGAACTTTAGCACATAAAAAACTGGAAACGGTATTTTTACTGACCTCATCGGGAAAATCTTTTATCAGTAGCAGTATTGTAAGAGAAATCATTAACCACGGAGGTGAATATGAATTACTGGTTCCGGACTCGGTGAGAGTTTAA
- a CDS encoding PASTA domain-containing protein encodes MLKSLFNWKVLLNLVVAIGVFVGLVWLTFRWLEYHTNHGQEIPVPNVVNKSVHEAVKILDDAGLEYEVDSFKYDPKYRPFQVLQVYPAPGSRVKDGRAIQIKVNPRTWAPVAVPDVINKYAGLAFRRLDQVGLKVGDTIYEPSIQKDAIIRLLFKGNVIQPKSLLPRFSTVDVVIGSGPMRNISIPNVVGLTVKEARQVIARSMFEVGLVEHEDGSKDESDIIYYQDPASGDVRDQGMQMDLWASKKTPAELSSKIEQLNSIYRMKVDTGLPPVQYQEVHQEPVYEPVAPPPAPRREVPKTEPAKTDARPASGKPAATSESKPKSSTTGSNSGTGNAKPANTPPAEKPKAKKVIID; translated from the coding sequence ATGCTTAAATCACTTTTCAATTGGAAAGTTTTACTGAACTTAGTCGTAGCCATAGGTGTTTTTGTGGGGTTGGTCTGGCTTACATTTCGTTGGTTAGAATACCATACTAATCATGGTCAGGAAATACCGGTCCCCAATGTTGTTAACAAATCTGTACATGAAGCGGTAAAAATCCTGGATGATGCAGGATTGGAATATGAGGTAGACAGTTTTAAATACGATCCTAAATACAGACCTTTTCAGGTACTGCAGGTATATCCTGCGCCAGGCTCACGAGTAAAAGACGGAAGAGCCATCCAGATTAAGGTAAATCCGAGAACCTGGGCTCCCGTTGCAGTTCCTGACGTCATCAATAAATATGCAGGACTGGCTTTCAGAAGACTGGATCAGGTGGGACTTAAAGTAGGAGATACGATCTACGAGCCGAGCATCCAGAAAGATGCGATCATCAGATTATTATTTAAAGGAAATGTGATACAGCCTAAATCCCTGCTTCCGAGATTCTCAACAGTAGATGTGGTCATCGGATCGGGACCTATGCGAAATATTTCAATTCCGAATGTAGTGGGATTAACGGTGAAAGAGGCAAGACAGGTGATCGCCAGAAGCATGTTTGAAGTGGGACTTGTAGAGCACGAAGACGGATCGAAGGATGAATCTGATATTATCTATTATCAGGATCCTGCTTCAGGTGATGTCAGGGACCAGGGAATGCAGATGGATCTCTGGGCAAGTAAGAAAACACCGGCAGAATTAAGCTCTAAGATCGAGCAGCTGAACTCCATTTACCGGATGAAAGTAGATACCGGTCTGCCTCCGGTGCAATATCAGGAAGTTCATCAGGAACCCGTATATGAACCGGTAGCACCTCCGCCTGCACCAAGAAGAGAAGTGCCGAAAACGGAACCTGCCAAAACCGATGCAAGGCCAGCCAGTGGGAAACCGGCAGCAACATCTGAGAGTAAGCCTAAATCGTCAACAACGGGAAGTAATTCAGGTACAGGAAATGCTAAACCTGCCAATACACCGCCTGCTGAAAAGCCAAAGGCGAAAAAGGTAATCATAGATTAA
- a CDS encoding RluA family pseudouridine synthase: MTEDNEDFLDEELLNITGIDIDEENSGLYEHLNITVDKKQEPLRIDKFLFIYRQNSSRNKISQTCRAGNVVVNGTPVKQNYRVKPGDQISVLLTHPPRENVIIPQNIPINIIYEDDDLVVVDKEPGMVVHPGFGNWDGTLVNALAYHFEQNNEKSDLDRVGLVHRIDKDTSGLLVIAKNEYALSFLAKQFFERKTKRLYWAFVWGNVQDDEGTITGHIGRHPKNRMQMHTYVDGSQGKHAVTHYKVLERFRYMTWVECKLETGRTHQIRAHFKHIGHTLFNDERYEGHTPLRGINLPKYKQFIKNVFEILPRHALHAHTLGFIHPTTKKELYFESPMPKDMADAVKKWRNYLEN; the protein is encoded by the coding sequence ATGACAGAAGATAACGAAGATTTTTTAGATGAAGAATTGTTAAATATCACGGGTATTGATATTGATGAGGAAAACAGCGGATTGTATGAGCATCTGAATATCACAGTTGATAAAAAGCAGGAGCCGCTGAGGATCGATAAATTCCTTTTCATCTACCGTCAGAATTCTTCAAGAAATAAAATTTCACAAACCTGCAGAGCCGGAAATGTCGTGGTTAACGGAACTCCGGTGAAGCAGAATTACCGTGTAAAACCCGGTGATCAGATTTCTGTTTTACTCACACATCCACCGAGAGAGAATGTCATTATTCCTCAGAACATTCCGATCAATATTATTTATGAAGACGATGATCTCGTAGTGGTAGATAAAGAACCGGGAATGGTAGTGCACCCGGGATTTGGAAACTGGGACGGGACATTGGTGAACGCATTGGCGTACCATTTCGAGCAGAACAATGAAAAATCTGACCTGGACAGGGTGGGCCTGGTGCACAGAATTGATAAGGATACATCAGGGCTGCTGGTCATTGCAAAAAACGAATATGCCTTGAGTTTCCTGGCTAAACAGTTTTTTGAACGAAAAACTAAAAGATTATACTGGGCTTTTGTCTGGGGAAATGTGCAGGATGACGAAGGAACCATCACAGGACATATCGGAAGACATCCTAAAAACAGAATGCAGATGCATACCTATGTAGACGGAAGCCAGGGAAAACATGCCGTAACGCATTATAAAGTGCTTGAAAGATTCAGATATATGACCTGGGTAGAATGTAAGCTGGAAACCGGCAGAACCCATCAGATCAGAGCGCACTTTAAACATATCGGCCACACGCTCTTTAATGATGAAAGGTATGAAGGACACACCCCGTTAAGAGGGATTAATCTGCCTAAGTATAAACAGTTTATAAAAAATGTGTTTGAAATACTGCCCAGACATGCCCTGCATGCCCATACTTTAGGATTTATACATCCGACGACGAAGAAAGAATTGTATTTTGAAAGCCCAATGCCCAAAGATATGGCGGATGCTGTAAAAAAATGGAGAAATTATTTAGAAAACTAA
- a CDS encoding PorP/SprF family type IX secretion system membrane protein, translating to MRKLYAIVCLALLSNAYKAQETLPYYQQYLLDGEFLFNPAQYGKTDYVQLNLNYQQQFSKFSESPNVQSVGINANIFDRVGAGLSVFRDSNGPISAGGITAGASYFIPLSSEGDRKDQFSFGTSVSMYNMNFDYSKINTEDASDPLLQGSESNIFMAYANFGVAATYRNIFAGVSVNDIALTNDESIVNGREPSPIKFFLNLGYDWHFADNMYVTPSALINLNTNSTRTIDYNLMATFFNDINAFSFGVSYRSVQNRFDSQQLSISPIVKVRFNKFMVGATYNLGMSDIQEYGGNSFMLGVGYNFDNFINHRGYRY from the coding sequence ATGAGAAAACTATATGCTATCGTGTGTTTGGCTCTTTTGTCAAATGCATATAAAGCACAAGAAACATTACCATACTATCAACAATATCTCTTGGATGGTGAGTTCCTGTTCAACCCTGCACAATACGGTAAAACAGACTACGTACAGCTAAATCTCAACTATCAACAACAATTTTCAAAATTCAGCGAATCTCCAAATGTACAATCAGTGGGGATTAATGCGAATATTTTTGATAGAGTGGGTGCTGGTCTTTCTGTTTTCAGAGATAGCAATGGTCCTATTTCTGCAGGAGGAATCACTGCGGGAGCTTCTTATTTTATTCCTTTGAGCAGTGAAGGAGACCGAAAAGATCAATTCTCTTTCGGTACAAGTGTAAGCATGTATAACATGAATTTTGATTATTCAAAAATTAATACTGAAGATGCATCAGACCCGTTATTACAGGGAAGCGAAAGTAATATCTTCATGGCCTATGCCAACTTTGGAGTTGCCGCTACGTACAGAAATATCTTTGCCGGAGTTTCCGTTAATGATATCGCTTTAACAAATGATGAGTCTATTGTAAACGGACGTGAGCCTTCTCCGATTAAGTTTTTCTTAAACTTAGGATATGACTGGCATTTTGCAGACAATATGTATGTAACCCCATCAGCTTTAATTAATTTAAATACCAACTCTACCAGAACGATTGATTATAACTTAATGGCAACATTTTTCAATGATATCAATGCATTTTCTTTTGGAGTAAGTTACCGATCTGTTCAAAACAGATTCGATAGCCAGCAGTTAAGTATTTCCCCGATTGTTAAAGTAAGATTTAACAAATTTATGGTGGGTGCTACTTATAACCTGGGAATGTCTGACATCCAGGAGTATGGAGGAAACAGCTTCATGTTGGGAGTAGGATATAACTTTGATAACTTCATTAATCACAGAGGTTATAGATATTAA
- the hemW gene encoding radical SAM family heme chaperone HemW translates to MIYIHIPFCKQKCSYCNFHFSTSLNFKEEMIAAMKREIFLRKDELQNKNLQSLYFGGGTPSILSGDEIHSLIDEVLKYFSFDRDIEITLEANPDDLDKHFLKTLSGSPVNRLSVGTQSFFDEDLRLMNRAHNASEAEGSIKRAQDFGFENLSIDLIYGSPTSSLEIWKENLNKTMALEIPHISSYALTVEPKTALENWIAKGKVVNPKEEEQNKEFYYMIDFLKDHHFEHYEISNFAKPGFHSKHNSAYWKYNEYLGIGPSAHSYNGFDTRSWNVANNPQYIKKIHAGLLAKEEEILSKEDQFNEMMMIGLRTVWGVDLENVRNKFPERMIEKLYTGITHKLEDGLLTIENDHLKIPEKHWFMADGIAADLFIV, encoded by the coding sequence ATGATTTATATTCACATTCCGTTCTGTAAGCAGAAATGCAGCTATTGCAATTTTCATTTTTCTACCTCTTTAAATTTTAAGGAGGAAATGATAGCGGCCATGAAAAGGGAAATCTTTTTACGGAAAGACGAATTGCAGAACAAAAATTTACAGTCACTTTACTTTGGAGGCGGAACGCCATCCATCCTTTCAGGTGATGAAATTCATTCTTTAATTGATGAGGTTTTAAAATATTTCAGTTTCGACAGAGATATCGAGATTACTTTAGAGGCAAATCCCGATGACCTGGATAAACATTTTCTGAAGACTTTATCCGGATCTCCTGTTAATCGACTGTCTGTAGGTACGCAGAGCTTTTTTGACGAAGATCTCAGGTTGATGAATCGTGCCCATAATGCTTCCGAAGCAGAAGGCTCTATCAAAAGAGCTCAGGATTTTGGATTTGAGAATTTAAGTATTGATCTTATTTACGGTTCGCCCACTTCCAGTCTTGAGATCTGGAAAGAGAATTTAAATAAAACCATGGCATTGGAAATTCCTCATATTTCATCTTATGCCTTAACGGTTGAACCCAAAACTGCCCTTGAAAACTGGATTGCAAAGGGAAAAGTTGTAAATCCCAAAGAAGAAGAACAGAATAAAGAATTCTATTATATGATTGATTTTCTGAAAGATCATCATTTCGAACATTATGAAATTTCGAATTTTGCGAAACCCGGTTTTCATTCTAAACACAATTCTGCTTACTGGAAATATAATGAATACCTGGGAATAGGTCCGTCAGCGCATTCGTATAACGGATTCGATACACGAAGCTGGAATGTTGCCAATAATCCGCAGTATATAAAAAAAATACATGCCGGTCTGCTGGCCAAAGAGGAAGAGATCCTTTCAAAGGAAGACCAGTTCAATGAGATGATGATGATCGGGCTCAGGACCGTATGGGGCGTAGATCTGGAAAACGTGAGAAATAAATTTCCTGAAAGAATGATTGAAAAGCTTTACACCGGCATTACCCATAAACTGGAAGACGGTCTGTTAACCATAGAAAATGACCATCTTAAAATCCCAGAAAAGCATTGGTTTATGGCGGATGGAATTGCAGCTGACTTATTTATTGTTTAG
- the murI gene encoding glutamate racemase produces MKTKKQNYSHLSKSQPIGIFDSGVGGLTVAKEIKRLLPNEDLIYFGDTKHLPYGEKSKEAIIEYSTKITDFLLQQNCKAIVIACNTATANALKEVMESVAGKVPVIDVINPVAEKVSYEIHNNVGVIATKATVNSGLYKKSIRKHNKWIKVDELATPLLVPAIEEGFKNHPITHSIIYNYLSNSKLKNIETLILGCTHYPLLIDEIKQYYGNRVRVIDSPNIVANHLKIILDKYDLLNESNPKPNYQFYLSDITKNFEKISKKFFGKTIDLELKVL; encoded by the coding sequence TTGAAAACTAAAAAGCAAAATTATTCGCACCTTTCAAAGAGCCAGCCAATCGGCATTTTCGACAGTGGGGTGGGAGGTTTGACAGTGGCTAAGGAGATCAAGAGACTTCTTCCCAATGAAGACCTGATTTATTTTGGAGATACCAAACATCTTCCTTACGGTGAAAAATCCAAAGAAGCCATTATAGAGTATTCTACCAAAATCACCGACTTTTTATTGCAGCAAAATTGCAAGGCCATTGTAATTGCGTGTAATACAGCGACGGCCAATGCTTTGAAGGAAGTAATGGAATCGGTTGCCGGTAAAGTTCCGGTAATCGATGTAATAAATCCTGTCGCTGAGAAAGTTTCATACGAAATTCATAATAACGTAGGAGTCATTGCGACTAAGGCAACGGTAAATTCAGGACTTTATAAAAAAAGCATAAGAAAACATAATAAATGGATCAAAGTAGACGAGCTGGCCACTCCATTACTGGTGCCTGCTATTGAAGAAGGTTTTAAAAATCATCCGATTACCCATTCCATAATTTATAATTATTTAAGTAACAGTAAGTTAAAAAATATAGAAACATTGATTTTGGGCTGTACGCATTATCCTCTTCTTATTGATGAAATAAAGCAATACTACGGAAACCGGGTCCGGGTCATAGACTCGCCGAATATTGTCGCCAATCATCTGAAAATCATCCTGGATAAGTATGATCTGTTGAATGAAAGCAATCCTAAACCCAATTATCAGTTTTACCTTTCGGATATCACTAAAAATTTTGAAAAGATCTCGAAAAAATTCTTTGGAAAAACGATCGACTTAGAATTAAAAGTACTATAA